The following proteins are co-located in the Haloarcula marismortui ATCC 43049 genome:
- a CDS encoding DNA double-strand break repair nuclease NurA — protein sequence MTLDPVHVDGIAKLAGQVRETVETSDQEAAAEEVWDSFLDPLWQDGTKILEPLDEQRRRKVPIEDIALADPPFPTQHGLDSGTINPTTFKNGLVLDVAQAAMGSVPSDVELHRGRTIIMAVHSNDATLGFDGEWQGGDRGYAKRRVLDVPQVDRYEQRVVHALALYLAESRHALTNADVVEDLFILDGPIYPTGVLRWADRDTELADLLAEDDRPKTVVNNYVDLVERFVERDVPMVGFIKNSSTKALTRALRRKTNAPWVNDTAFFRRILERRDDEGERQTDCLTATNWFRSRGGTDGIMAADGDALGIERSLDPEAYEVTFFVLYDPRSDLVFRVEAPYAFTKDPECRTKLTRQILHDVAREQGPPLAIGKADELAKIDRQGSEELTRRIERTFETDREREYNDIRWGAVEESF from the coding sequence ATGACGCTGGACCCGGTTCACGTCGACGGAATCGCCAAGCTCGCCGGGCAGGTACGCGAGACCGTCGAGACGAGTGACCAGGAGGCGGCCGCCGAGGAGGTGTGGGACAGCTTTCTCGACCCGCTGTGGCAGGACGGAACGAAGATTCTGGAGCCGCTGGACGAGCAGCGCCGCCGGAAGGTCCCTATCGAGGATATCGCGCTGGCAGACCCGCCGTTTCCGACCCAGCACGGCCTGGATTCGGGGACGATCAATCCGACGACGTTCAAGAATGGACTGGTGCTGGACGTGGCGCAGGCTGCGATGGGCAGTGTCCCATCAGACGTGGAACTCCACCGGGGCCGGACCATCATCATGGCCGTCCACTCCAACGACGCGACGCTGGGATTCGACGGCGAGTGGCAAGGCGGGGACCGCGGCTACGCCAAACGGCGCGTCCTCGACGTGCCACAGGTCGACCGCTACGAGCAGCGGGTCGTCCACGCACTGGCGCTGTACCTCGCGGAGAGCCGGCACGCGCTGACCAACGCCGACGTGGTCGAGGACCTGTTCATCCTCGACGGCCCTATCTATCCGACCGGCGTGCTCCGCTGGGCCGACCGCGACACCGAACTGGCCGACCTGCTCGCGGAGGACGACCGCCCCAAAACGGTCGTGAACAACTACGTCGACCTCGTCGAGCGGTTCGTCGAGCGGGACGTCCCGATGGTCGGGTTCATCAAGAACTCCTCGACGAAGGCCCTCACGCGGGCACTCCGGCGCAAGACCAACGCCCCGTGGGTGAACGACACTGCTTTTTTCCGCCGAATCCTGGAACGCCGCGACGACGAGGGCGAGCGCCAGACCGACTGTCTCACTGCGACGAACTGGTTCCGCTCGCGGGGCGGCACTGACGGCATCATGGCCGCCGACGGTGACGCGCTGGGCATCGAGCGGTCGCTCGACCCCGAGGCCTACGAGGTGACGTTTTTCGTCCTCTACGACCCGCGTTCGGACCTCGTGTTCCGCGTCGAGGCCCCGTACGCGTTCACCAAAGACCCAGAGTGCCGGACCAAACTCACACGGCAGATACTCCACGACGTGGCCCGGGAACAGGGGCCGCCGCTGGCAATCGGAAAGGCCGACGAGCTCGCCAAAATCGACCGGCAGGGCAGCGAGGAACTCACCCGCCGCATCGAGCGGACCTTCGAGACCGACCGGGAGCGGGAGTACAACGACATCCGGTGGGGCGCCGTCGAAGAATCGTTCTGA
- a CDS encoding RNA 2'-phosphotransferase — MPDAVRRCPEDGFFEGDTCPVCDGAGTHILDGARRRQLSKFVSGALRHFPEDAGIEVDKAGWTGFDALRVAVERQYDWADAAALAGVIATDPKGRFERTGVGNEAGITTAGGRVRAAYGHSVDVTLDGTDDPVPATLYHGTAPRNVDSIREAGLKPMSRQTVHLSESAAAAREVGRRHAADPVVFVVDATAMQSDDRRIVKRGTETYTTDRVSPVYLSLLEK, encoded by the coding sequence ATGCCAGACGCGGTCCGCCGCTGTCCCGAAGACGGCTTCTTCGAGGGCGACACGTGCCCGGTTTGTGACGGAGCTGGGACCCACATTCTCGACGGCGCACGGCGACGACAGCTCTCGAAGTTCGTCTCGGGCGCGCTCAGACATTTTCCCGAAGACGCAGGCATCGAGGTAGACAAAGCGGGGTGGACGGGCTTCGATGCCCTCCGTGTCGCAGTCGAGCGACAGTACGACTGGGCTGATGCTGCGGCACTGGCCGGCGTCATCGCCACGGACCCGAAAGGGCGATTCGAGCGGACGGGCGTCGGCAATGAAGCAGGAATTACGACCGCTGGCGGCCGTGTTCGCGCGGCATACGGGCACTCCGTCGACGTGACCCTCGACGGGACCGATGACCCCGTTCCGGCGACGCTGTACCACGGGACCGCCCCGCGGAACGTCGATTCGATACGTGAGGCGGGACTGAAGCCGATGAGCCGCCAGACGGTCCACCTTTCCGAATCCGCCGCGGCGGCCCGGGAGGTGGGGCGTCGCCACGCCGCCGACCCCGTCGTGTTCGTCGTCGACGCCACGGCAATGCAGTCCGATGACCGCCGAATCGTCAAGCGCGGAACCGAGACGTACACAACTGACCGCGTGTCGCCGGTGTACCTTTCGCTGCTCGAAAAATAG
- a CDS encoding DUF7521 family protein, protein MEFAGLSAETWVTVNTAFHLAQTGVGLLIAALALVGYRRRRTRSMLALAIGISLLTFVSYLVTLSAVQVLPRIVFPLPGTITELVGLLVLLYAIVLARRD, encoded by the coding sequence ATGGAGTTTGCCGGCCTCTCCGCCGAAACGTGGGTCACCGTAAACACTGCGTTCCACCTCGCACAGACGGGGGTCGGACTGCTCATTGCTGCATTGGCGCTCGTTGGCTACCGACGACGGCGGACCCGCTCCATGCTCGCACTGGCTATCGGAATCAGCCTCCTCACCTTCGTCTCGTACCTTGTTACCCTTAGCGCCGTGCAGGTTCTCCCGCGAATTGTGTTTCCCCTTCCGGGCACTATCACAGAACTCGTCGGTCTCCTCGTCCTCCTCTACGCTATCGTTCTGGCCCGTCGCGACTAG
- a CDS encoding DUF7522 family protein has protein sequence MTRNILSEDLADAIVTTARTATGDSLRSVTYFTRANFEQLYLRDDLEQDADLNDFVGHEWQGYKQTKNAYQESELGDYRFTVRAFSNGYLVRATTERQGVLITTDGLTMQSYEEIAEAIERLLREESGKE, from the coding sequence ATGACTCGAAATATTCTCTCGGAGGATCTGGCCGACGCAATCGTTACGACAGCCCGGACGGCGACGGGCGACTCGCTGCGCTCGGTGACGTATTTCACACGTGCGAACTTCGAGCAGCTCTACCTGCGGGACGACCTCGAACAGGACGCCGACCTCAACGACTTCGTCGGCCACGAATGGCAGGGGTACAAGCAGACAAAAAACGCATACCAAGAGTCCGAGCTGGGCGACTATCGCTTCACCGTGCGCGCGTTCTCCAACGGCTACCTCGTGCGGGCGACGACCGAACGCCAGGGCGTGCTCATCACCACGGACGGCCTGACGATGCAGTCCTACGAGGAAATCGCCGAGGCCATCGAACGCCTGCTCCGCGAGGAGTCGGGCAAGGAGTAA
- a CDS encoding pyridoxamine 5'-phosphate oxidase family protein, translating to MTFEQLEEYGMLQMDSGDIEKTLERKSIGVLGVPTDSAPLLRPLSFWYDGESALYFVYVLGSDSRKVTVSDQADVARFLIYDIETTFNWRSVLLTGTIERVPDDERRAIEGQIDTSWKPDVFERAAETEATALYRFQIDDRAGIKQLELPPELRSESSSSRPE from the coding sequence ATGACATTTGAGCAACTAGAAGAGTACGGGATGCTCCAGATGGACAGCGGGGATATCGAAAAGACGCTCGAACGCAAGAGTATCGGCGTGCTCGGCGTCCCAACCGACTCCGCGCCGCTATTGCGCCCGCTCAGTTTCTGGTACGACGGCGAGTCTGCGCTCTATTTCGTCTACGTTCTCGGTAGCGACAGCCGGAAAGTGACGGTGAGCGACCAGGCGGACGTTGCCCGGTTCCTCATCTATGATATCGAGACGACGTTCAACTGGCGCAGCGTCCTGCTGACGGGGACCATCGAGCGAGTCCCTGACGACGAACGTAGGGCAATCGAAGGCCAGATTGACACTTCATGGAAGCCTGACGTGTTCGAGCGGGCGGCCGAGACGGAGGCCACAGCGCTGTACCGGTTCCAAATCGATGACCGGGCCGGTATCAAGCAACTCGAACTCCCGCCCGAACTCAGGTCTGAATCCTCGTCGAGTCGGCCGGAGTAA
- the gpmI gene encoding 2,3-bisphosphoglycerate-independent phosphoglycerate mutase: MDAGLIILDGWGLNPDDDVRDAVAAADTPNFDRYRDAGAASTLTTHGRRVGLPEGQMGNSEVGHLNIGAGRVVKQDSARVSDSIARSRGEAPPDDDAQDPPFFENETILSAFEHAEAHGGRVHFMGLVSDGGVHSYQDHLHALIELAGERGTDAVSHAFTDGRDTSPTGGEDYLADLEAHVEEHGTGHVATVCGRYYAMDRDQNWERTRRAYDAIVHREGDHHADEAVTAATESYARDTTDEFIEPTTVGDHAGLEAGDAVVFFNFRSDRARQLTRMLGDIRPEDWGSDTEPPDTRLVTMTQYDETFDLPVAFPPNQPADVLGEVLSEAGKTQIRLAETEKYPHVTYFLNGGREVAFDGESREIVDSPDVATYDLQPEMSAPELADTAIEFIETEDPSAMVLNFANPDMVGHTGDFDAAVTAVEAVDEQLGRLVETIGAAGGHALICADHGNADDMGTEDDPHTAHTTNPVPFIYLSPDGTAGGRTARDGGTLADLAPTMLTLMGIDRPDAMTGTPLVE; the protein is encoded by the coding sequence ATGGACGCCGGACTCATCATCTTGGACGGGTGGGGCCTGAATCCGGACGACGATGTCCGGGATGCCGTCGCCGCCGCCGACACGCCGAACTTCGACCGCTACCGAGACGCGGGCGCAGCGTCGACGCTTACCACCCACGGCCGCCGGGTCGGTCTCCCGGAGGGCCAGATGGGCAACTCAGAGGTCGGCCACCTCAACATCGGGGCCGGCCGCGTCGTCAAGCAGGACTCTGCTCGCGTCAGCGACAGTATCGCCCGCTCGCGGGGCGAAGCCCCGCCCGATGACGACGCACAGGACCCGCCGTTCTTCGAGAACGAAACGATTCTATCGGCCTTCGAGCACGCCGAGGCGCACGGCGGCCGGGTTCACTTCATGGGCCTCGTGTCGGACGGTGGCGTCCACTCGTATCAGGACCACCTGCACGCACTCATCGAACTCGCCGGCGAGCGCGGGACTGACGCTGTCTCACACGCCTTCACCGATGGCCGGGATACCTCGCCGACCGGCGGCGAGGACTACCTCGCCGACCTCGAAGCCCACGTCGAGGAACACGGGACCGGCCACGTCGCCACCGTCTGCGGACGCTACTACGCGATGGACCGCGACCAGAACTGGGAACGGACCCGCCGGGCCTACGACGCCATCGTTCACCGAGAGGGCGACCACCACGCCGATGAGGCCGTCACGGCCGCCACGGAGTCGTACGCCCGCGACACCACTGACGAGTTCATCGAACCCACGACTGTCGGTGACCACGCCGGCCTCGAAGCCGGCGACGCGGTCGTCTTCTTCAATTTCCGGTCGGACCGCGCCCGACAGCTCACCCGGATGCTCGGCGATATCCGACCCGAAGACTGGGGGTCCGACACCGAGCCACCGGACACCCGGCTGGTGACGATGACGCAATACGACGAGACGTTCGACCTGCCGGTCGCCTTCCCACCGAACCAGCCTGCGGACGTGCTCGGCGAGGTGCTTTCCGAAGCCGGGAAGACACAGATTCGACTGGCCGAGACGGAGAAGTACCCCCACGTCACCTACTTCCTCAACGGCGGCCGTGAGGTCGCGTTCGACGGCGAGAGCCGCGAAATCGTCGATAGCCCTGACGTGGCGACCTACGACCTCCAGCCAGAGATGAGCGCGCCGGAACTGGCCGACACCGCTATCGAGTTCATCGAGACTGAGGACCCCAGCGCGATGGTCCTGAACTTCGCCAACCCCGATATGGTCGGCCACACCGGCGACTTCGACGCGGCGGTGACCGCCGTCGAAGCCGTTGACGAACAGCTCGGGCGACTGGTCGAGACAATTGGGGCTGCTGGCGGTCACGCACTCATCTGTGCCGACCACGGGAACGCCGACGATATGGGCACGGAAGACGACCCACACACGGCCCACACGACCAACCCCGTCCCGTTCATCTACCTCTCTCCCGACGGAACTGCCGGCGGTCGGACTGCCCGTGACGGCGGGACGCTGGCCGACCTCGCGCCGACGATGCTCACGCTCATGGGTATCGACCGGCCGGACGCGATGACCGGCACGCCGCTGGTCGAGTAG
- a CDS encoding bifunctional helix-turn-helix transcriptional regulator/GNAT family N-acetyltransferase: MPSPTDLELGGERSDVYRFVERNGPVAPAEVAEAISVDPERFQHHVSILKRDDLIEATEDGKLTVALHGGETAEHYEAGVSYEIRPSRPSDLSGVVGTIRDVTSEAPYIIAAGVAEQLAYEDTLVRWGPNRCRVVFVATVDDDVVGWVHVAMSEVDELASTAELTLGVMETYRRHGIGSHLLHRGVEWAASRGCRKVYNSLPATNERAIDFLKAVGWTTEAVRTDHYEIRGELVDEVMLARQLD, translated from the coding sequence ATGCCGTCCCCAACAGACCTCGAACTCGGCGGTGAGCGGTCCGACGTGTACCGGTTTGTGGAACGGAACGGCCCTGTCGCGCCCGCCGAGGTGGCCGAAGCTATCAGTGTCGACCCCGAGCGGTTCCAGCACCACGTCTCCATTCTCAAACGGGACGACCTCATCGAGGCCACCGAGGACGGGAAGCTCACCGTGGCACTTCATGGCGGTGAGACGGCCGAACACTACGAAGCCGGCGTTAGCTACGAGATACGCCCGTCCCGGCCGTCGGACCTCTCCGGCGTCGTCGGCACGATACGCGACGTGACCAGTGAAGCGCCGTATATTATCGCGGCCGGCGTCGCGGAGCAACTGGCCTACGAGGACACGCTCGTCCGGTGGGGTCCCAACCGCTGTCGCGTCGTGTTCGTCGCCACGGTGGACGACGATGTTGTCGGCTGGGTCCACGTCGCCATGTCCGAAGTGGACGAACTCGCGTCGACGGCCGAACTCACGCTCGGCGTGATGGAGACGTACCGACGCCATGGTATCGGCAGTCACCTGCTTCACCGCGGGGTCGAATGGGCCGCAAGCCGTGGCTGTCGGAAGGTGTACAACAGCCTGCCGGCGACGAACGAGCGAGCAATCGACTTTCTGAAGGCGGTCGGCTGGACGACTGAGGCTGTCCGCACTGACCACTACGAAATTCGGGGCGAACTGGTCGACGAGGTGATGCTGGCCCGCCAGTTGGACTGA
- a CDS encoding winged helix-turn-helix domain-containing protein: MPGELLRVAEDPSPTEVFALLDDEYARALLAATGHRPMTATELSNDCEMSLSTVYRRLDALEDCGLVAARTQIADDGHHVDVYEAQMDELTVCLTDGTFDVSLAVESKTHEFADALVDLWEGL, translated from the coding sequence ATGCCGGGTGAACTACTGCGCGTGGCCGAGGACCCGTCCCCGACTGAGGTGTTTGCCCTCCTCGACGACGAATACGCTCGCGCGCTCCTTGCAGCCACGGGTCACAGACCGATGACAGCAACTGAACTCAGCAACGACTGCGAGATGTCACTCTCGACCGTGTATCGCCGTCTCGACGCGCTTGAGGACTGCGGCCTCGTCGCCGCTCGAACGCAAATCGCGGACGATGGGCACCATGTAGACGTGTACGAGGCACAGATGGACGAACTCACCGTGTGTCTCACCGACGGGACCTTCGATGTCAGCCTTGCCGTCGAGTCAAAGACACACGAGTTCGCCGACGCGCTGGTAGACCTCTGGGAGGGCCTCTGA